A segment of the Carya illinoinensis cultivar Pawnee chromosome 1, C.illinoinensisPawnee_v1, whole genome shotgun sequence genome:
gattattacttacctgcagcaccattttggtactgtagattttgatacagatgttgaggaagaggaggaggctgtgcccgaggaggcggcttcgccagagttttgatttggagttgtttatgtcaaaaaatatctctactagtttttatgccttgtattttggttttgaaacaatatttgagacttgtaatattttattatatgtggttcaaacgagtttgtatttaaataaaaattcttgtacttagttataagacttttattatccgctgcgtgattttattgtacacttgttgcatgtacacacacttggaacttggcgataggatggtgacccgtatTGTCTTCATCCCGACGCTTCGATTTCCACGTATCCGTACATGGGAgttaggggcgtcacaggtggtatcagagcggtttggctttgggtaaaaccacatgtcccgtaggtgcagtaccagaaagttttttgttaagttgtgatttaaaatttattttatttaaagttgctatttgaattgttttatttaatttgaatttatttgagtaagcttgtttgtaatttatttatttacttatgttattgtatgctattttattttcttgttgtttggttttggttttagttttatgttgtttattttattcgaTATTTAAATGGGGTCAAAAGTTGTGTTGTGTCAAGAAGATGGTAAGACCAAAAAGGCCTACTGAAGAGCCTCGAGATGATTTGCCGAGAGACGATGCCATAGCTCAAGCATTAAGACAAATGACTGAATTtctgcagcaaaattttagtccacaacaaggagagcCTAGTAGAgcggtgcaagctggatgcacctatgagcgctttctagcgcatagaaccccATCTTTCACGGgagaatgaggatccacttcaggctggaaagtggattagAGATTTAGAAAAGACATTTGAAgtctgtggttgcactgagACGCAACAAGTGCTTTATGCCAGTTATTTGTTACAAGGTACTGCTTCTGAATGGTGGGAGacaaaaagagaaatgtaaGAGTCAGAATTGGGGTTTTTTGCCGCTGTGTCctagcagcgcttcaagaaagaatttaatgatcgtttctttcccgcttctgtgaggcaTCAAAAAGTAAGAGAATTTACAAGCTTAGTCCAAGGAAGTAtaacagtggaacagtacgcccggagatttatagagcttgggcgatttgttACCCATCCcatcgccacggaggagatgcaggccgagtgtTTCCAGGACGGTCTCTGACCTAATATACACAGAATGGTAGTCTGCTACCGAAttaccacttttcaggatttagttgatttggccactcttgcagagcaagagattaatttgagcgcgggctcccctccaggacataagaggtggagttttactggtgaatGAAGTAGTTCTAATTTgtctcagaagtttgttcagcggatcgGGACTCGATCAcaagcagcctcgggagtgcgtatgggaggacgggtgccattTTGTGGAAtgtgtaatagagcccatgagggtgagtgtcggcaAAGTGGTGGAACCCATTGTTACCGTTGTGGCCAAGAGGGACATTTCACTCGCGAGTGCCctgttagagttcaaggaagtcgtggagttcgacgtggtggaagaactaATCAGAGGCAAGTAGTGCAGGCTCAGGtatatgctgttacacccggagaggttgatgatgaggcaccagcgacccacgatgctggagtgattacatgtatgaatctaattttattttggatttgatatttggtgtgatttggtttcttcttgttttggatttcattggtaaatgtgattggttcaggaagagtctgtctgtatgatttttatgcttgcactttatttgattcgggtgcatctcagtcgtttgtatcttctacTTTCACATGGATATGTAATCTGGTTACAGGACCCTTGTCAAAATCATTAGTAGTGACTCTCCCAAATAgcgaagtggtgtggtgttccaaagttgcgtTGGGctgtcctttgaattttggtggaaggtttcttgatgcagatttggttgtattcAAGTTGTTGGAATTTGACATTATCcttggaatggattggctatatcgatattctgcgagtattaattgtagaagtcgattaattagctttcagctcccagatggtaattatttagaatttgcgggaagtaaactaaaagaaaagctggtagttatatcggcaattcaagcaaaaagagagattgcttgtggagcGATGCCTTTTTACtccaaatggtgtctacgccgtctgagaagaagtctttagtAGATATCCCatttgtggaagaatttccttacatatttgtggatgatttgcctGGGTTACCCCCTGTTTGTGagttggagtttgttattgacttggaacctggagcggctcctgtgcataaagccccttactgtatggcaccagctgaattaaaagagttgaaggttcagttgcaagaattggtagataaggggtttattcaaccaagtacttcaccATAAGGTGcaccagtgctgtttgttaaaaagaaagatggtactcttagaatgtgcattgattattgaGAACTCAATAAGGTATCCATCAAGAATAAGTATCATCTTCCACagatcgatgatttgtttgatcagcttcaaggtgCAGCTGtattctcgaagattgatttgagatcaagatactaccagttgcagataagagataaggatatacccaaaactgcttttagaTCGAGATATGAGCATTATgagtttaaggtgatgccttttgggttagcctgtgacgcccccaaaatccccacgcacagacgcggggaaatcaagacgtccggatggtgacaacccgggtcaccaccctaacgacgggtgccaagtgtgtgcaaaggcaacatatgtgcacgaagaaacacgcagcaaataacgaaagtcatataactaagtatcagaattttctcttaacgtaatacaagctgtttaaaatatacataaaatattacaaaacactaatatagtttaaaccaaatataagacataacatcagcaacccggcggagccgcatcctcgggctcagcctcctcctcctcatcctcaaaacctgcaccaaaagctacggaaccaaaaatggtaccgcaggtaagtaaaacccaaacaccaccagacaaaaccacatagaactcaaacaaaatgcatgaagcatgcccaaagcacaaaacccataaaacataattttccacacacgccaaaaatcacatttggcccaaaaacacaccttttccaaaaaccacgccaaaagtcacatttgacctctataaccgtctcaaaccaaaatccattttatccgtatgcgccatgtcctcccctaggggtcatccgcacaccctgactccagtACCACatcgcagagtaccaccacgcatgtgacacctaacaagcgatgcccagttccacgccccgcgtgttcgtagccaagcatcctctagccctcgccagcgaagggccacggagtcggtgcgtagggcgatgcccggttccgcgcccggcgcgttcgtagccaagcaacccctagcccccgctcccgttgtcgcctagcgacaacccaggggacatcactcagtttattccactcccgagtgaccagaggagctccaccgagataataccccatcccggcttggggtcgtgatacacacgcacccgtaagtccacttacgccaataaacaggcttttcacaattaaacaaaaacacacgtgcatgcaccatgtaaatgccatatcaatgcacaaaaataaacaaccaacataattcaataaaacaagagcaactccgtcctccatccatccgacccccaaactcctcggactcagtccggaatcaaccaaccagcagataaaataattgaatgagcaatatatttttaaatctgaaaatagggtttggaaaatacttacagtgctatacggtaattttagaaaacactcggcgttacaaacggcggagaaaaaacaacgttacagtgaaaattcactgtggccgtgggttgtaaaatacccacttttgaacggggacaaaccagggcttgggattgataaggaatggtctcgggatgattatgaagctattggaagtggtggttggccgtaggtggcggcagaaacggcggggagaggccggattttccaaaaagaaaagttagctcatgggagctgttccagtgaccattggaggccgaaaataggtgggttaggacggcaagggaccggtgatgaagtggtgaagaaatggtggccggaggtggagcgacagcggcggatcgaggcaaagtCCGTGGGTGCTTCAAGGgtattttccggccaaacggctggccggatgggggtgggatttggtggggaggtgcgccggagggagaggcgTCGACTGGTGGGGGCGGTGCGCCGCACGGCGACGGGTCGAGGCCAGGAAGCagctccggcgtgggagaggaggagagagagagagagagagagagagagagagagagagagagagagagagagagagagagagagagagagagagagagagacggggtcgaCACGCacgaggaagaaaaagaaaaaagaagaaaatgaaaagaaagaaaaagaaaaagaaagaagaaaaagaaagagaaaaagaaaaaaggaaaaaggaaaaaaaagagatgtaggaaaaaagatgaggtctaatcctcattccgggaaaacaaaactaaccgccgaaacgagattaaaaacagcaaaaagactaaaagaaataaaacacatcatcaaataaattaaaaaccaatttttaaaacacaataaattaaaataaataaactaatatattaattaaaataaaaacaacctttcagcgaaaatacacgcgaaagagAGTCATCAcatagccaatgcccctgcagcttttatggatctaatgaatcgggtatttcgaccttattttgattcctttgtggtggttttcattgatgatattttaatttattctcggGATTTTGAAAAACATGCTTATCATCTTCGTTTAGTACTTGGGAAGTTAAGAGAACACTAGTTGTATGCAAAGCTCAACAAATGCGAATTTTGATTGGAAGAAGTCAAATTTCTTggacatgtaatttcccgaaatggtgtggctgttgatcctagcaaggtggaagctattttttcatggcagcgtccaacgaccgtgcgtgagattcggagtttcttggaaCTTGCTagatattatcgaagatttgtggagggattttctcgattatctggacctctcactgctttgactagaaagaatgcggagtttatttggtcagacaagtgcgagagaagtttccaagtattgaagaagagattgacaactgcaccattattggcacttccagaactgCATAAGCTATTTGTAGTTTTTAGCAATATGTCTAAATTTGGTTTGAGATGTGttcttatgcaggagggacgggttgttgcttatgtaTCTCGTTAACTgaaagatcatgagaagaattacccgacgcatgatttagaattggcagcgattgtgtttgctcttaagatttggcTGCACTATCtgtatggagaagtttgtgaagtctacaccgatcataagagtttgaagcacttgttttcttaGAAGAATCtcaacatgaggcagaggcgatggttaGAATTAATCAGTgattaccagtgcgagatcaagtatcatccagggaaAGCAAATACAGTTgcagatgctttgagtcgaaagtcgcacttggaagatgaaactgaatcgtcaggattggattctttactttgcagGATGAAAAGACTTCTTATTGAAAGTTTACAACAAGAGGAAgtgttatcttcaattcttgatattcgagtagttgattttgaggagttgaagactcttcaaaagaAGGACCCGAAGCTAttagatattagaaaaagagtcagaaaatctagagggccattacattatagtatggataaggatggaatttttcggttccgagatcgtagagtaatccccaaagattcaaaattcaaggagcaaattatggcagaagctcatgtgaccccttattcagttcatcctggcagtacgaagatgtattttgatttgaagaaaaattattggtgggaaagGATGAAAAAGGATATTTCCTTGTATATTTAGAGATGTGACACATgctgtcaagtcaaggccgaacatcaaagacctgctggtatgctccaacccctccctattcctgagtggaaatgggacgACATTactatggattttgtagtgggcttatcgaggactcctagtggaaagaactcggtGTGGGTGATTATTGACCGgttaactaagagtgctcatttcttgcttgTTAATAATATTGATTCCTTGGgaaagttgactcgcttgtacgtaaaagagatagtgcggttgcacgggATACCCAAGAGTATTGTATCgaatcgggacccaaggttcacatctcatttttggaagagtttacaggcagcTCTGGGTACttagttgaagtttagtactgcatatcaccctcagacggaTGGTCAATCAGAGTacactattcagacccttgaagatatgttgcgagtatgtgttatggaatttcaaggaagttggaaaaatcatttGCCACTTATAGAATTCgcttataataacagcttccatgcgtccattcatatggctccttatgaagctctttatgggagaaagtgtagatcgccattgtgttgggatgaagtcggggagaataaaataattgggcccaaaataattcaggaaatgcaaagtcaagttcggattataagagataaaatagcggcagctcagagtcgttaGAAAAGCTATGTagatacaaggaggagagaattATCTTGAGTAAGGTGATTaagtttatctcaaagtctctcccatgaaaggagttaagcgttttggtaaaagtagGAAACTGGATCTAAGATATATTagccattttcaaattttggagAATGTAGGGTCTgtcgcttatagaattgcattgccagaatattttggaaaaattcatgatgtcttccatgtatcatccttaaagaagagttttggacaacaagagccgcgaTTTGTCGACCCATAGCGTTTTCAGCTGCAACCGGATCTTACTTATGAGATCATTCCTTCgcagattatggattggaaagagcaacagttgagatccaagacgatacctctggtaaaggtggcacggggagatctgttagctcaagatttctcttgggagagagaagcagacatgagagagcagtatccttatttgtttgagtaaatgacggtacgtttcttaaacttggtctcagtggaatcatatggcttgcttcaagttagtgtttgatcttgcaaatttcgatgacgaaatttatttttaaggggggaggatgtgataccccgtttttacgtgtattttcactgaaagagtattttaatttaattaaaatatcagttcttttattttaaattatcgttttgagtttaaattgctgtgcaatttattttagtttgtttttggatttaaaatttagttgttagtttttactacttatttattatattttagcttcatgtggtgtttaaattattttatttgttttctagcttttaaagttattttcgtcggatcagtttctggactccagaggtgaggattggacctcatttcttttccccatcttttctttttctacttttcttttttctttctttttcttttcctcctccgGTTTCCTCCCGTGCGCGCGACACTCTCTCCCTCCTCCATCTTTCAGCGTTTTCTTCCAccgcccagaactgccgcttgCCGCCGCCGTGACttgcaccacccacccagaaatcttcccctcctgccggcgcacctcccaccaaatttcacctccatccgagccaccattagccgCCACGAACTCCTctaagccacacggtttttctcccatttcgccgtcgtcgttccacctccggccaccatctcttcaccacatcatcaccgacctcttgtcgtcctaaaccacccatttccagctccgatccgttgcccgagcagcccccacgagctTATCTTCGTTTTAgccgtttttcacttccaccaccGTTTCctctgccacccacggccaactcttaCTTCCACTAatttcataaatacctctaagccattccatatcaatcccaagtcttggtttgtcctcattcaaaagtgggtattttacaaccaatggccacagtgtattttacactattacgttgctttttcttcgccgtttgcagctcgttgatccttcaaaaattattatatagtgctgtaagtatttttcaaactctattttagatttaaatatattattgcttttacaataaattctttgactggttggttattccgaactgagtccgaggagtcgggggtcgaatggattgaggacggagttgtttgtttattgttgatgttgagttttgttagataaattgtgtcttgaggtgtgcattgcatggtgcatacatgtgcatgtgttaaattgagaaaaactagttttatctgtgtaaatggatttttgggtgcgtgtgtatcacgaccccaagccgagatggggtattatctcgatggagctcctctagtcactcgggagtggataatactgagtggtatgccctgagttgtcgttgggcgatgaccggatcgcacgatacggtaacgctgtcgtgtcgactccatggtccctaggctgacggggactagaggatggtctGGTCCAGGTTCGAGTTAGGCGCGAGACTGGGTATCGCTTGTTTAGgtatcacatgcgtagtcgtacctgcggtgtggcacagaagccagagtgtgtggatgatccctaagggagagatcatggtacatgcattaaattggaactggttttggatactggatacgggccattttctggaaaaattgtgaggttttgtatgaggattttgtgatccattttctaagaaaatggtagttttcttgatttgggcTATTATCTGGGATATTGGCAAGGAttggttttaaaggatatgttttgggccaaatgggatttattggcatgcatggaaaaaatgtggatttataggACATATGCATTtagcatcctttcatgcatattgttgagtttaatatatttttatcttatggcgtttggattattacttacctgcggcaccatttggtactgtagattttgatgcagatgttgaggaggaagaggaggctgagcccgaggaggcggctccccagagttttgatttggagttgtttaggtcaaaaaatatctctactagtttttatgccttgtattttggttttgaaacaatatttgagacttgtaatattttattatgtgtgatttaaacgagtttgtatttaaacaaaaattatggtacttagttataagacttttattatccgctgcatgattttattgtacacttgttgcatgtacacacatttgGCATTTGGCGATCGGatggtgacctgtgttgtctTCATCCTGACGTTTCGATTtctacgtgtccgtacgtgggagttggaggCGTCAGACTTGAGACTTCTCATGTAGCAGATATATACATCCATACCATGAAAATTATCTATGTaagtaatgaaatatttctatctatCAAACATTATAGAGAGAAAGGTTTACATGCATCTATATACATTACCTCATGAAACTCTCTATTTTTTGTggcatattttgttgatatgtttgGTTTGCTTTCATTTTATACAAATCAACACACATATTGAGATTAGAAAATTTAAATGTAGAAAATATACTGATATtttgtggtgtttaaattaatcatattgTAATAGTTTATTTGAAACTGTGAGATCAGTGTGTGGTTGAGAAATTGGAGTCTATATATGTACTATgatatatgattttaattgaAAGGTAGTAACTCTTTGACCCCATCCGGGACTGGGGTGTTATAGTTGGTATTAGTGATGGGTTTGAGGTTCTGCagactattaatatttgtgATTTTAGATATTTGTGGGCTttaggaaataattttcagatttgaagaGTAGAAATTATGTGGACTTCAAGAAATAATCCTGTGGATATTTAGGGTTTTAGAATCTGTTGACATTAGGGAATGTGATGTATGAAATTTGAGGTATGAGATTTTGTATACTTTAAAAACGATTTTGAatctaaggttttagaattatgTAGACTCCAAGAGATGGTTTCGATggtatttaaggttttagaatatgaggtttgagattttgtggatttcaagaaatgatttttatgagatttgaGGTTTTAGATTCTGTAGGCTTATTTTGTATactatgaaataattttgataaaatttaaggTTATAAATTTGGGTAGAATTTTGGGCAATTGATTATTATCAGATTTGAGGAcatttttttagcttttaacTCCAGCTTGAAGTCATGAAAATTCAACTTTAAAGAGTTATAACATTACCAGAAACCACTCCGCCGCAGAACAAAACGAAATTCtcatattaaactcaaatccCATTTCGAAAAGAACGAAAGGTTAAAATAGTAACAGCCACAAATTTTAAAGTAAATTTTTCTCTAAGGTGCAGATATCCAAAATAAGAAAGAATAGTCTGATTGCAGCTCAACTCTCAGTTTGTTCCCTCAGCCTCCGGATAGAGCTCCTTACGGTCACAGCACTAGCAGTGTTCAACGTGTAGGCACCACCTGCCTTGACCTTTCCACAGTCTTTGCAGCCCCAAATACCCACAGCCTTCCTCTTCACTACAAACTTCCCACAAAATTCACAGAAATATTTGCTATGCTGACTGACTTCCATCTTCTTAATCTGCTTTCGCAGACTAGCACCATAACGGGTACCATACTTTCCAACAATACCTGCCTTCTTTGTTCTCTTGGTCATGATGGCTAGATTTGAAGGTACTCACTGACTGCGAAAGACAAGGAGCAGCTGATTGAGAGCGAGCAATTATTTGAGGGCTAAGGTTTgtagattttaagaaatgattttagttACCACTGGAACGAATGCTTGttagaattgagaaactgatgGGCATTGAAGTCTAGATTGTCACGTTGAAAGTTATAGGTGCAATTATTTTTGGTTGGGGATGGTTTCAAACCTTTTAAACTCGTTGCCTAATTTACAAGAAATTTGCTTATTTGCAATTAGTTAATTCCAGCTAATGATTATTTTCAACTAATATTGATTGTAAATGATCTTTTAGTTGTAATAAATTAGTCAcaaaaatccatttttcttgtaaattaattaatattatacaaTGACATCTTGGATGAGGCTTGGGTTTGAGGATACCATCACCACAAACTGATCGATTGTTCGTATTTATGTAGGCATGTGTAGAGGTTGAGCAAACCTTTTGAATTTTCTTCGTCGAGAATGCTTTACTTTCCATTACCCACATGGAACTTTCTCTTCTCGATGTTGACTTGAATattctaaaattttcaaacctccTCACGCGCTTATATTACTAGTCTTGCTTCTCAAAGGAGATCCTTCCATAAAATGGACCATTTTTTTAACGGTTCTAagtcctttttttaaaaatctttttggGACTTTGATATGAAGTAAAATAACGTAACATTGCTTTGTTTCAAtagatgaatttatttatttattattattattattattattttagcgAACCAATTTTTCCAACTTAATGAAAAATTTTGGCTACTCAGGTAGTATTTCGATAAGAGTATTTTGGGGCTATTCTTTTCACATAAGgttataactttattttttagttttaatagaAGGACCAATCTTGAAGCCAACTGTTTCCTTTTGACCTTCCCATTTTAGTTGCAATTCAATTTTCCTCGATAGTCATTTAGCGAAGCACACATTTGGTTCCTAAATGCAACGTCATTCATTATATCAGTTTTCTCTCAACCGGATGCttaccaaaataataataataaaaattccaACTTGCACCACTTCATCTTTGGGACCACTCCATTATGACTACTCAACCTTTTCTACCCCACGAGCTTGGTGGAATAATTAATGTACAAGTCAAAGTCTTTCTTTGATAAAAATTCCAATTTGCACCACTTCATCTTTGGGACCACTCCATTATGACTACTCAACCGTTTCTACCCCACGAGCTTGGTGGAATAATTAATGTACAAGTCAAAGTCTTTCTTTGATCGTCATCAAATTTATTCCATTCTCATATACCCATAAACACTAAAAAAGCATATTTCCTTACCAGAAAATCCATGGAAGTTCTTCCCTCCCATAAGTTTCTTTCTCAAATCTGTCTTCTCTTACCTCTCCATATCACCTCACTTTTACTTCTCTCTTCGGCTTACTCTCCTCTTGATAATTACTTCATCAATTGTGGAGCACACTCCAACACCAACGTCGATACCCGAGTCTTCGTTGGCGATCGGGGTTTCTTAGTCGGAAAGGGAGAAGCTATCAAAAACAGCAACTCATTAGCAAGCACTTCACCTCTCTATCGAGTGGCAAGAATATTTCGACACCAGGCTTCATATAAGTTCAACATC
Coding sequences within it:
- the LOC122302254 gene encoding 60S ribosomal protein L37a-1-like; the protein is MTKRTKKAGIVGKYGTRYGASLRKQIKKMEVSQHSKYFCEFCGKFVVKRKAVGIWGCKDCGKVKAGGAYTLNTASAVTVRSSIRRLREQTES